One Carettochelys insculpta isolate YL-2023 chromosome 15, ASM3395843v1, whole genome shotgun sequence DNA window includes the following coding sequences:
- the LOC142020999 gene encoding alveolar macrophage chemotactic factor-like: MVYKLIVAFAVFALTSSDELSMNGGRCLCLQITDKIGFRPAQVKTIEILPPSASCENVEIIVNLKSGRQICLDPNANQIRNIFQQIVRKKGKKNDKSRI; this comes from the exons ATGGTGTACAAGCTCATTGTTGCATTTGCTGTCTTTGCGCTTACTTCTTCAGATG AACTATCAATGAATGGAGGGCGGTGCTTATGCCTTCAAATTACAGATAAAATTGGGTTTAGGCCTGCCCAGGTAAAGACGATAGAAATCCTCCCGCCATCTGCTTCGTGTGAAAATGTGGAAATAAT TGTAAACTTGAAAAGTGGCAGACAAATATGCTTGGATCCCAATGCAAACCAGATCAGAAATATATTCCAGCAGATCGTCAG gaagaagggaaagaaaaatgatAAATCCAGAATCTGA